The following proteins are encoded in a genomic region of Pyrus communis chromosome 11, drPyrComm1.1, whole genome shotgun sequence:
- the LOC137707582 gene encoding probable galacturonosyltransferase 14 isoform X1 has protein sequence MQLHFSPSMRSITISSSNGFIDLMKIKVGARHISYRTVFHTILILAFLLPFVFILTAVVTLEGVNKCSSFDCLGRRLGPRLLGRVDDSAQRLVRDFYKVLNQVNTEEIPAGLKLPDSFNQLVSEMKNNQYDARTFAFMLRAMMENFEKEVRESKFSELMNKHYAASSVPKSIHCLSLRLTDEYSSNAHARKQLPPPELLPLLSDNSYHHFILSTDNILAASVVVASAVQSSLQPEKIVFHVITDKKTYAGMHSWFALNPVSPAIVEVKGVHQFDWLTRENVPVLEAVENQYGIRNYYHGNHISGANLSATTPRTFASKLQARSPKYISLLNHLRIYIPELFPNLDKVVFLDDDVVIQQDLSPLWEIDLGGKVNGAVETCRGEDEWVMSKRFRNYFNFSHPLVSKNLDPEECAWAYGMNIFDLNAWRKTNIRETYHSWVKENLKSNLTIWKLGTLPPALIAFRGHVHAIDPKWHMLGLGYQSKTDIESVSRAAVIHYNGQSKPWLQIGFEHLRPFWTKYINYSNDFVRNCHILES, from the exons ATGCAGCTTCACTTCTCGCCTAGTATGAGAAGCATAACGATCTCGAGCAGCAATGGGTTTATTGACTTGATGAAGATCAAGGTCGGAGCTCGCCACATCTCTTATCGAACGGTTTTCCACACCATTCTAATCCTCGCTTTCTTATTGCCTTTCGTCTTCATTCTCACTGCTGTTGTTACTCTTGAAGGTGTCAACAAGTGCTCCTCATTTG ACTGTTTAGGTAGGCGCTTGGGACCAAGGCTTCTGGGTAGGGTTGATGATTCAGCG CAGAGACTGGTTAGAGACTTTTACAAGGTTCTAAACCAAGTGAACACTGAAGAAATCCCGGCTGGTCTAAAGCTTCCAGATTCATTTAATCAACTTGTTTCCGAAATGAAGAACAACCAGTATGATGCAAGGACCTTTGCTTTCATGTTAAGAGCAATG atGGAGAATTTTGAAAAGGAAGTCAGAGAGTCTAAGTTTTCAGAGTTGATGAACAAACACTATGCAGCAAGTTCTGTACCCAAAAGTATTCACTGTCTGTCTCTGCGTTTGACTGATGAATATTCATCCAATGCTCATGCACGCAAACAATTGCCTCCTCCAGAATTACTGCCATTGCTCTCTGACAACTCCTATCACCACTTTATTCTATCAACTGATAACATTCTGGCTGCTTCAGTTGTTGTTGCTTCTGCTGTCCAGTCATCTCTACAACCTGAAAAGATAGTCTTCCATGTCATTACTGACAAGAAAACCTACGCGGGTATGCACTCATGGTTTGCACTCAACCCTGTGTCCCCTGCTATTGTTGAAGTGAAAGGTGTGCACCAATTTGATTGGTTAACAAGAGAAAATGTTCCAGTCCTTGAAGCCGTAGAAAACCAATATGGAATCAGGAATTATTACCACGGGAATCATATTTCAGGGGCCAATCTTAGTGCTACAACTCCACGGACATTTGCATCAAAATTGCAGGCTAGAAGTCCAAAATACATATCCTTACTCAACCATCTCCGGATTTATATTCCTGAG CTATTTCCCAACCTTGATAAGGTGGTTTTCCTAGACGATGATGTTGTGATTCAACAAGATTTATCACCACTTTGGGAAATTGACCTTGGAGGAAAGGTCAACGGAGCTGTTGAAACTTGTAGAGGTGAAGATGAGTGGGTGATGTCCAAGCGATTCCGGAACTACTTCAATTTTTCCCATCCCCTCGTATCAAAGAATTTGGACCCTGAAGAATGTGCATGGGCTTATGGGATGAATATTTTTGATCTCAATGCCTGGAGGAAAACAAATATTAGAGAGACTTACCATTCCTGGGTGAAAGAG AATCTGAAGTCGAATCTGACAATATGGAAGCTTGGGACCCTGCCACCCGCTTTAATTGCATTTAGAGGTCATGTTCACGCAATTGATCCAAAGTGGCACATGCTTGGGTTGGGTTATCAAAGTAAGACTGATATTGAATCTGTGTCAAGGGCTGCAGTTATACACTATAATGGTCAGTCAAAACCATGGTTGCAGATTGGCTTTGAGCATCTTCGGCCATTTTGGACCAAGTATATCAACTACTCGAATGACTTTGTAAGGAACTGCCACATCTTGGAGTCATAG
- the LOC137707582 gene encoding probable galacturonosyltransferase 14 isoform X2: protein MQLHFSPSMRSITISSSNGFIDLMKIKVGARHISYRTVFHTILILAFLLPFVFILTAVVTLEGVNKCSSFDCLGRRLGPRLLGRVDDSARLVRDFYKVLNQVNTEEIPAGLKLPDSFNQLVSEMKNNQYDARTFAFMLRAMMENFEKEVRESKFSELMNKHYAASSVPKSIHCLSLRLTDEYSSNAHARKQLPPPELLPLLSDNSYHHFILSTDNILAASVVVASAVQSSLQPEKIVFHVITDKKTYAGMHSWFALNPVSPAIVEVKGVHQFDWLTRENVPVLEAVENQYGIRNYYHGNHISGANLSATTPRTFASKLQARSPKYISLLNHLRIYIPELFPNLDKVVFLDDDVVIQQDLSPLWEIDLGGKVNGAVETCRGEDEWVMSKRFRNYFNFSHPLVSKNLDPEECAWAYGMNIFDLNAWRKTNIRETYHSWVKENLKSNLTIWKLGTLPPALIAFRGHVHAIDPKWHMLGLGYQSKTDIESVSRAAVIHYNGQSKPWLQIGFEHLRPFWTKYINYSNDFVRNCHILES from the exons ATGCAGCTTCACTTCTCGCCTAGTATGAGAAGCATAACGATCTCGAGCAGCAATGGGTTTATTGACTTGATGAAGATCAAGGTCGGAGCTCGCCACATCTCTTATCGAACGGTTTTCCACACCATTCTAATCCTCGCTTTCTTATTGCCTTTCGTCTTCATTCTCACTGCTGTTGTTACTCTTGAAGGTGTCAACAAGTGCTCCTCATTTG ACTGTTTAGGTAGGCGCTTGGGACCAAGGCTTCTGGGTAGGGTTGATGATTCAGCG AGACTGGTTAGAGACTTTTACAAGGTTCTAAACCAAGTGAACACTGAAGAAATCCCGGCTGGTCTAAAGCTTCCAGATTCATTTAATCAACTTGTTTCCGAAATGAAGAACAACCAGTATGATGCAAGGACCTTTGCTTTCATGTTAAGAGCAATG atGGAGAATTTTGAAAAGGAAGTCAGAGAGTCTAAGTTTTCAGAGTTGATGAACAAACACTATGCAGCAAGTTCTGTACCCAAAAGTATTCACTGTCTGTCTCTGCGTTTGACTGATGAATATTCATCCAATGCTCATGCACGCAAACAATTGCCTCCTCCAGAATTACTGCCATTGCTCTCTGACAACTCCTATCACCACTTTATTCTATCAACTGATAACATTCTGGCTGCTTCAGTTGTTGTTGCTTCTGCTGTCCAGTCATCTCTACAACCTGAAAAGATAGTCTTCCATGTCATTACTGACAAGAAAACCTACGCGGGTATGCACTCATGGTTTGCACTCAACCCTGTGTCCCCTGCTATTGTTGAAGTGAAAGGTGTGCACCAATTTGATTGGTTAACAAGAGAAAATGTTCCAGTCCTTGAAGCCGTAGAAAACCAATATGGAATCAGGAATTATTACCACGGGAATCATATTTCAGGGGCCAATCTTAGTGCTACAACTCCACGGACATTTGCATCAAAATTGCAGGCTAGAAGTCCAAAATACATATCCTTACTCAACCATCTCCGGATTTATATTCCTGAG CTATTTCCCAACCTTGATAAGGTGGTTTTCCTAGACGATGATGTTGTGATTCAACAAGATTTATCACCACTTTGGGAAATTGACCTTGGAGGAAAGGTCAACGGAGCTGTTGAAACTTGTAGAGGTGAAGATGAGTGGGTGATGTCCAAGCGATTCCGGAACTACTTCAATTTTTCCCATCCCCTCGTATCAAAGAATTTGGACCCTGAAGAATGTGCATGGGCTTATGGGATGAATATTTTTGATCTCAATGCCTGGAGGAAAACAAATATTAGAGAGACTTACCATTCCTGGGTGAAAGAG AATCTGAAGTCGAATCTGACAATATGGAAGCTTGGGACCCTGCCACCCGCTTTAATTGCATTTAGAGGTCATGTTCACGCAATTGATCCAAAGTGGCACATGCTTGGGTTGGGTTATCAAAGTAAGACTGATATTGAATCTGTGTCAAGGGCTGCAGTTATACACTATAATGGTCAGTCAAAACCATGGTTGCAGATTGGCTTTGAGCATCTTCGGCCATTTTGGACCAAGTATATCAACTACTCGAATGACTTTGTAAGGAACTGCCACATCTTGGAGTCATAG
- the LOC137708750 gene encoding protein FAR1-RELATED SEQUENCE 5-like, with product MQEGIEIEQYIIMEAEPSGECGGKVVDSNVALEGESYGHCVVEDVEAPVVLDDGKEGDVEIDLSRLVGGGIIEPTLGMEFTSEDDARNFYNAYAKQTGFSIRVNSYYRSKKDNSIISREFCCSKEGFRREKNAKRDSGEDVKRRRARAITREGCKALMTVRKRENGRWYVVKLEKDHNHELVTPAMRHFLRSHKQDFDPDKSCSNSFSSPGLSLDASADVLADSGSFGKMAFAVQSDVNYIGRGRLSTFGIDAQSLLGFFKVMQASDPAFYYAIQVDEEERLSSVFWVDTRSRIAYNCFSDVVAFDTTYQVNQYKMPFAPFTGVNHHKHSVLFGCALLADESESTFIWLFTTWLEAMSGRQPGLIITDYDPTISRAVQQVFPQSIHRFCKWHIISKMPKEMGNVYSVTPRTFQVEFDRCINKSETPDEFESAWQMLLDKYSLRESHQLQSLYIDRKLWVPVYIRDTFFAGLYAAQRSGSVNSLFDGYVNAGTTLQDFAAQYEKALDERYEKEAKAEFETFHTKPVLKTPLPVEKQGADIYTRSMFTIFQDEVFESLVFAVKLSAEDGGTRTYEIARFNEEHKIYFVAFNIAEQLASCSCKMFEFEGILCRHVLAVFKATNVFTLPPCYILKRWTRNAKEEAMLDVLPCVELQGNSQKGRNLQYNLLYQEAIKCAEEGMASDQIFKVALNALREARVKIVSAKQNAMKSMPQN from the coding sequence ATGCAAGAGGGCATTGAAATTGAACAGTATATCATCATGGAGGCAGAGCCTTCCGGAGAATGCGGAGGTAAGGTAGTGGACTCGAATGTGGCATTGGAAGGCGAAAGCTATGGACATTGTGTCGTAGAGGATGTCGAAGCTCCGGTGGTGTTGGATGATGGCAAAGAGGGTGATGTGGAGATTGACTTGTCACGGTTAGTAGGAGGTGGGATTATAGAGCCCACATTGGGTATGGAGTTTACCTCCGAAGACGATGCTAGGAATTTTTACAATGCGTATGCCAAACAAACGGGGTTTAGCATTCGCGTGAACTCATATTACCGCTCGAAGAAGGATAATTCGATTATATCTAGGGAGTTTTGTTGTTCTAAAGAAGGGTTCCGCCGGGAGAAAAATGCAAAGAGAGATTCGGGCGAGGATGTGAAGAGAAGGCGTGCTAGGGCAATCACTAGGGAAGGTTGCAAGGCTCTGATGACTGTTAGGAAGCGCGAAAATGGGAGATGGTATGTGGTGAAGCTAGAGAAGGACCATAATCATGAGCTGGTCACTCCTGCTATGCGGCATTTTCTTAGGTCGCATAAGCAGGATTTTGATCCTGACAAAAGTTGTAGCAACTCTTTCAGTTCTCCGGGATTGTCTTTGGATGCTTCCGCAGATGTTTTGGCTGATTCTGGCAGTTTTGGAAAGATGGCATTTGCTGTGCAGAGTGATGTCAATTATATTGGAAGAGGCCGGTTGAGCACTTTTGGCATCGATGCCCAAAGTTTGCTTGGGTTTTTTAAGGTTATGCAAGCGAGTGATCCAgcattttattatgcaatacAGGTTGACGAAGAAGAGAGGCTGAGTAGCGTCTTTTGGGTTGACACAAGATCAAGAATCGCTTACAACTGTTTCTCCGATGTTGTAGCCTTTGATACTACTTATCAAGTGAACCAGTACAAAATGCCATTTGCGCCATTCACTGGAGTAAATCATCACAAACATTCAGTTCTGTTCGGTTGTGCATTGCTTGCAGATGAGTCTGAATCTACCTTCATTTGGCTCTTCACAACTTGGCTTGAGGCAATGTCGGGACGGCAGCCAGGTCTAATTATAACCGATTATGACCCAACTATAAGTCGAGCAGTGCAACAAGTTTTTCCTCAATCAATTCATCGATTTTGCAAGTGGCATATCATAAGCAAAATGCCGAAGGAAATGGGAAATGTATATAGTGTAACCCCAAGGACTTTTCAAGTTGAATTTGATAGATGCATTAACAAGAGCGAGACACCTGATGAGTTTGAATCAGCTTGGCAGATGCTTCTTGATAAGTACAGTCTTAGAGAGAGTCATCAGCTTCAATCGCTTTATATTGATCGCAAATTGTGGGTTCCGGTATACATAAGAGACACATTCTTTGCCGGGCTGTATGCTGCCCAGCGGAGTGGGAGTGTGAACTCACTTTTTGATGGCTATGTGAATGCTGGAACTACCTTACAAGATTTTGCAGCGCAATATGAGAAGGCTTTAGATGAGAGATATGAGAAAGAAGCAAAGGCGGAGTTCGAAACTTTTCATACTAAACCGGTTCTAAAAACACCACTTCCTGTGGAAAAGCAAGGAGCAGACATCTACACAAGAAGCATGTTCACCATATTTCAGGATGAAGTTTTTGAATCCCTCGTGTTTGCTGTGAAATTAAGTGCAGAGGACGGAGGAACAAGAACTTATGAGATAGCAAGATTCAACGAagaacataaaatttatttcGTAGCTTTTAACATAGCTGAACAACTAGCTAGTTGCAGTTGCAAGATGTTTGAATTTGAAGGGATCCTCTGCAGACATGTGCTTGCAGTGTTTAAAGCCACAAATGTCTTTACCCTCCCACCGTGTTATATCTTAAAGAGATGGACCCGAAATGCGAAGGAAGAGGCTATGTTGGATGTCCTTCCATGTGTCGAATTACAGGGAAATTCTCAAAAGGGCAGGAACTTGCAATACAATCTTCTGTACCAGGAAGCCATTAAATGTGCAGAGGAAGGGATGGCATCTGACCAAATCTTTAAGGTGGCACTCAACGCATTAAGAGAGGCTAGGGTAAAAATTGTCAGTGCCAAGCAAAACGCCATGAAATCCATGCCTCAAAACTAG